In one Brassica oleracea var. oleracea cultivar TO1000 chromosome C9, BOL, whole genome shotgun sequence genomic region, the following are encoded:
- the LOC106314844 gene encoding uncharacterized protein LOC106314844 codes for MYYRLSSPLRVISANSPSYVWTSISATRELLMLGIRQKIHSGHEVKVWEDPWIPTTPTRQAIPVAPFMIPNMRVSDLINQEAKDWDESLLENYVNMDGIPLIRSLAISSAHRRDTFCWNYTRNGQYTVKSGYWVPQNLLKTEEEKEIVEPSITKLQAFAWKLKVPKKICHLIWGIDRDPLELVRYAESEYQAWFEANKVVQPVVQDINAEESQVISLSNICLLDGSWTASAHFSGCGWAWMDSGGNIQLMGQGTSLGANQLCIRK; via the exons ATGTACTATAGACTAAGCTCGCCACTAAGAGTAATCTCTGCTAATAGCCCATCGTATGTGTGGACTAGCATTTCGGCTACAAGGGAGTTGTTGATGCTGGGAATTAGACAGAAGATTCATTCGGGTCATGAAGTCAAGGTCTGGGAAGATCCGTGGATCCCAACGACCCCTACGAGACAAGCTATCCCGGTGGCGCCATTTATGATTCCCAATATGAGAGTGAGCGATCTCATTAACCAGGAAGCGAAGGATTGGGATGAGAGTTTGTTGGAGAACTATGTCAATATGGATGGCATACCACTTATAAGGAGTTTGGCCATAAGCTCAGCTCACCGTCGAGACACTTTTTGCTGGAATTACACAAGGAATGGACAATACACGGTCAAATCGGGATATTGGGTTCCTCAGAATTTATTAAAGACAGAGGAGGAAAAGGAGATTGTGGAGCCAAGTATCACCAAGCTTCAAGCCTTTGCTTGGAAGTTAAAGGTGCCTAAGAAGATATGTCATCTTATATG GGGGATAGACAGAGATCCTTTGGAGCTAGTCCGATATGCAGAAAGCGAATATCAAGCATGGTTTGAGGCGAACAAGGTGGTACAACCAGTGGTACAAGACATCAATGCTGAGGAATCTCAAGTCATAAGCTTGAGTAATATTTGTTTGTTAGATGGATCTTGGACAGCTTCTGCTCATTTTAGTGGATGTGGATGGGCTTGGATGGACAGTGGTGGGAACATTCAACTTATGGGGCAAGGAACTTCACTCGGCGCGAATCAGCTTTGCATTCGGAAGTAG